AACAACAACTATTCATAATTCTGATCGAATATACTTGTTGAATATCACATTGTGATGTTTTATAATAACTGTATTCCATAGAGATGATACTACTTTTACTACATGTCTTTCAAAATGCCAAATCTGTGTGTCCAGCTAACTCGTTCGTATGGCCCTGCATGCAATGAAAACAAATTACTCAAAAAAAGTGGCTTACAATATAAAAACCAAAGACAATAAACTAAGTTAATAATAAGACACTATACTAGGACCAAACAAATTAATGATGAATTAACTCTCCCTTTAAGATAAGCATATGGAGTTCTAGACGATATACTCATTTAATCTTTTGAAGACCTCACGAATTTAAATTCTTTACCTTTAAAAATCCTACATTCACTTGTAAAATTGCTAGGAGAGAATAAAGAGAGATAGCATGGTAGGTGGTAATGACAAATTTGatcttaaaaataaactaaatgtAGGTGAATGTAGGATTTTTAAATGTAGAGAGTCCAAATCCCGCAAATTAGTCTCTAGTTTTGtcaaatgtttttaaatttgGTCCATACACAAACATGTTTCGCTACTTAATTACTGTCAAATAAGCTTTTGTCTTCATCCGctttttatatcaaaatagttcataacattTTTAACTTGCCCTCAAACTAGTCTCTacttttacttctttttttttatcaaataatcaCTGTTTTAAATTTGACCATCAACTACATGCGGTACTTAAATTGTGTGATGTCATTGTCCGCGTGACAACTATACATACATATTCGCATGTAACAATGTTAGAAGGatgtcaacaaaaattaaagaccaaattaaGAAACGTTTAGGAAAGAATTAATGTAAGATATTGAATGAGTCAAAATACCTATTTGAAAGCAAGTTAGGAAATGGATATGGTGCAGTAAATGCGTGACACAATTACTCTAATCTCAAATTGATGAATATGATGGCTTTTAATCGATTTGATGATATGTAATTTTAACCATCCGGTTTATGATCAACGACTGCACAAAACTATGTGTTTTTATAAATGCAGAGAATTCAGATCCACATAAATTAatttggtgatttttttttacaaaatattggCAATGAGGATCGAACCCTAGTAcaacctcatgcatactaccaAAATTcttcaccactagatcaaacctagtaGCTTAACTAATTTGGTAATTTagtctaaaataatttaatgaaaaaagttatataaattAGATACAAGTAGATTTTATAGTGGCCCTCGGCATCCACTATAAGAGACAACAAGCATATAACAatgtagtaaaaaaataaaacattgcaGTCAAAAATTAAAGCCAAGAGACAAACCGATTTAAAGGGCATAATGGCAACTTGTTAATAATGTCTTAACATTTAACAACCAGATTTATCATAAACCtttgtttgaaaaatataagtgtTTTTGCAACGATTTCAATATTGCAACAGTTATCTCTGGACCTCAGATCTAGCTATGCAAAATATGTATAGTCATCAATTGAAACATGTATAGCTTTTAAAATGATAGTATATGTTGTTTCAAAAAATGATAGTATATGTTAATTTCTACGTCAGGTGTGTTTGTGTCATGCAACTTATGATAGATCAGACACATCTATCTATGGGGAGCAAAAGAAATCTCGGAGAATCAGAAAAAGTCCCAACATAATTACTAGCATAAAGCAACACACCTCTGAgtagtatttaattaattaagaaactACAGTTACAGTATTTTTGAATTATaggagagagaaataaactgATAAACACTATGTTTTAGTCTTATCATTACTCTTGATTACATTCTTATTATATTCTCCAAGGACACCATTTCCAATCAACAATGCAAACAATTAGGGTTTCTGTTCTACTTCTAGGGTTTCATATACTACAAATATTGTTGTTGCTCTATCTCCATCAATCCATAgcttttgatatatataatcatTTTCTTCTAATTAATTCCCATCCATTGGAAGCtattcaaatataattttaatttttatacatacAAGTTGATAATTGGTTTGTTTATATTAGATTTCAATAattgaaagatatatttgaagctaattaataaatcaaaatagtacatgaacaaaatagaaatttataaTTGTAGGCATCATAATATATTAGTCTCTCTAGTTTgttttataagagacaattgaattaatcaaaattgatgtatctgatctatattattaaccaaatacatcaattttattgaCTCAATTGTCTCTTGTAAAAAAGATCGGAGTTAATAAGACAAACCTAATTATATATCTTGCTTatcttataaaattatttgctTATCATATAAAAGCTTACCATACTATATATATGTAGTCTCAAGAATCTTGTTGGTTGACATAGGCACTTTGTTGAGTTTGAGTAGTATTACTACTACTCCCCTTAATTTGGtaacttttcttcttcttttttttcttcttatatggAATCCCTCTTGCTTTTTGTTGACTATCCTTCACCTCCCTAAGGTAAACCCGAATAGATCCTCCGGCAAACGGGTTAGTCTCCGGTGAACCACCGTTCTCTTCATAGGCAGCTCGGAGGCGTCCGATGAGTGCATCGAGACTTCCCCAAGCTTGTTTGAGAGGACAAGCACAAGGTGCAGGTGGGGTAGGTTGTCCAAAGAAGATGCAATCTTGTGAATGGACTTTTGTCTTTCCAAATTGATCAAGGTAACGAAGGAAATCAAGAACATGGTTGAAGTTGCAGTTTGATAGTGGAACTGGTGGATTTTGAGTCTTGAGGTATTGACCAAAGGTGTTCCAATCTCGACGTTTTTGAGACTCGTACCTGCTTAgtggttgttgttgatgatgatcatGATGATTGGATTTGGAAGGAGGTTGTGAGTTTGATGAAGAAGAACCATGATGAAGATCTTGATCAATTTGGGAAGACATGTATAGTGGAGAAAATGGCCAGGTATGAATTTGGAATATGAGAATGGATGTTTTGTTGGTGTTGGTGCAGTGGAGAGAAAGAGAGATGAAAATCACGACTTGTGGTCTTTTGAAAAGACCTAAAGTAGGGCCTATATCTAATCTAAGTGCTTTTTCTCCTGTTTCCTCCTATTTACATTTATaccttttacttatatttttaaggcttaataaaatggtcccttaaaaatatttttggttttacattggttccttaaagaaaaaaatgtctgaataggttatttaaagaaaaaaaaggtctgaataggtcccttaaagacatatccattaatcagtttggtcttattcggaccttttttaacggaccaaactgattaacgaatatgtctttaagggacctattcggacctttttttttaaagcgacctattcagacatttttttctttaaggaaccaatctaaaaccaaaaaatgtggatcattttactaattaagcctatttttaAACAAACTATTTACTACTAATATTTATCTGACAATTAATGAGAATAAACTATATGcatgtaaagttttttttttttgataagcaatatatattataaaggaGTACATGGGGTACTcgaacccttacaattcaaagtCAGAAATTAAAAGCTTTGAATACAACCCAAAGGGTCGTGACACCATTCTTGAAATGATAAACTAGAGTTTCGGCCATACCGACTACTAAACCAAACCCAAGAACTGAATTTAATGTCATTCAAAAGAAGAAGAGCATTTGGGAGAGCTCCCTTGAAAATAACACTATTTCTAAGCTTCCATATGTTCCAAGAAGTTGCCAGCCAAATCAAATGTCTAACCCGTTCACCCTTCTTTGATTTTACCATATCACCAAATAGCACAAAATGGTTCCAGCCTTTATTATTCGGTGGAAATCTCTTTCCTATCCACTTAAAAATCGCTTCCCAGATTCGTTTACTAAACGGGCAAAGGAAAAAGAGATGGTTGCAATCCTCATtatcaagaaaacaaaatacacaagATAACTCATGCACGTTATTAAGAATACCTCTGTGATGTAGTGCCATTCGTGTCGGTAATCTTTCTAATAACAACCTCCAACCGAAAAAATTCACCTTGGAAGGTACATCATTCCTCCATAGCTTTTTAATAGCAATCAACACATTAGAACTTAGTTCCTCTATCTGACATTGTTCTAATAACCAATTATAACAAGACTTTACCGAAAAAAATCCTGTGTTTCCAGGGACCCATCGCCAAGTATCCTGCACATTCGCTTGTAAAGAAAAATCAGCCAACAAAACCTTAAGATCATCCAGCATCCGCGTCTCACAAACTGATAAAGGTGTAGTCCACTGCCACGACCAAATTCTCTCCCTGCCATTTCCAAATAACCTCTCTGCTACCATAGCTTCTTGTGTAGCTTCTTTTGCAAAAAGAACAGGGAATAAATCTCTAAAAGTATGGTTCCCGAACCATTTAAAATTCCAAAAACCAATATTAAAACCATTTCCAACACAGCTGCGTATATTTGAATTAAAACAGTAAGGTTCCCTCTCTTTTCCCAGACCAATAATATCCCTCCACCAAATCGATGACTTATTATCGCCCAACGACATATCCCTTCCCAAAATCTGAGTGGGTAAATGACCATATCTAATTCGAAGAAGATCAGTCCACAATGCATTATCATCCGAAAGAAACCTCCACTTCCATTTGCTTAATAAGGCCTGATTAAACAAATCCAAGTTCTTCACCCCTAGCCCTCCTTTCTCCTTAGATAGACAAATCTGCTCCCATTTAACCCAACAAAGTTTCTTATCCATTTCACCACCTCCccacaaaaaatttctttgaatCCTCACTAATTGTTTTAATATACAACAAGGAGCTttaaagaaagagaaataataaaGAGGAAGGCTAGCCAATACCGAATTAATTAGAGTGATCCGTCCGCCATAAGATAAAAGTCGACAACTCCATGTGTTTAATCTTTTATTCATAGCATCCACCACTGGTTTCCAAGTCTCTCTTCTTCTAGGATTTGCCCCGACCGGTATTCCCAAGAATTTAAAAGGAATAACTTCCGACCGGCAAGAAAGAAACGATGAACCCGCTTCCAACAATCTGGTGTCAACATTCAACCCATATAGTTTACTCttcacaaaatttattttaagaccTGACACCAACTCAAAACTTCTGAGTAGAATTTTAATGGTCCTAATATTGTCCCACGTGCCTTCTCCCATCAAAATCGTATCATCTGCAAATTGAAGAATTTGAAACTGGATGTCGTCATTGATACTATACCCCTTGAATTTACCAAGCTCAACAGCTTTCCTCATTAACCCTGCTAAACCTTCAGCAACAATCAAGAACAAAAAAGGAGATAAAGGGTCTCCTTGTCGAAGCCCTCTACCGACATTGAAATCAGCGGTGGGGCTTCCGTTAACAGAAGAATGTGGACACAACATGTAAATATACTTTTGTGATTTGTTATCATTAGTTATTAAGTAAATACCCTCAAATTATCGAGGGATAGAGTAGGTCTCACAAACGATTATtatgaaaacaaacaaataagagataataataatcatataaaatatatatatatatatatatatatatatatatatatatatatatatatatatatatatatatataagatataaTAAGAGGGTTTTTTCAATATCTGAAAAAAATAAGAGGgttttttatgtcaaaaaagttattttatgcTTTATTTTATATCCTCTAATTTAAatgtgaatttattttttctataaattaaGGTTCGTCCTCTATGTAACTTATCAACTTCACAATGATTATTAAGAATATTTTAGGAGAAAAAATGTTAGTATATACTCTATTTtgaattaaattcttttttagtGTCagaattttcaattattttcttttatcttaatatgttttttctttcttatatataaaaaaagagagCATTAAAAATATGAGAGGACgaagaataatattaaaaaaaaaatgcaatcacACCAATCATCATTTTTCTCAATAGGCATTATTATGATCACTTGGCAATGGTTTGCATAGGACCCTTTCCTTGATTTTGTCTAATTATGTGGGAACCAATTCATTCATTAGTTGGCAACTTGGTGCCTACATATATAGTCCTCCAAGTATATTTTGTTATATCCATATCATCACTATATCCTCCATTCAAACATCTTTCATAATGTAAttgttgaatattgccttgaaataatgtaaaaatcagaaaatcatgttttggtagTTTCTGTCTGCTCactagaggtgggaacaggccaggccggcctaccgGGCCTTAAGGCCCAGCCTACacaggctcaggccaggccagcctatttctttaaatagagcaggccaaggcttttttataagcctatttagctaaaaaggccaggtcgcaggccattaaaaaagcctttgaggcctattaggccggcctatttaacttaatatgaatgatatttttactaagattataatttatatattaaaatttgtactttggttaaattataaatctattaactttttaagtagtttaaatttattaatctacattcgtttttaacatatataaatgtattattataaactagaattaaaatatgatgacatatatagtcaaaatttctaaaatatcatgttaaatatcaaaaggaacATTGGTTTATtcgttcataagtatatttaaaaaaaatataattatttatttaaatatgttcatatgaaataggcttttaaacaggccaACGGGCCACATCAGGCTTTCAAATGaccaggctcaggcctaaaaATTaggcctatgataggccacaggccaggctcaggccttagattttttgacaggccaggcccaggcttggcaaagcctagctcggcctagcctattcccacctctactgCTCACGCCCAAGCGTGGGAGCTGGCGCCCAGGCGTGAAAAACTGGGCTGAactctgcctgctcacgcccaggcgtgggaggctgCGCCCAGGCGTAGTGTCTGTgggcctatatatatgttatgcgttttctgacttttttaaaagggattttagggtttcaaaggctaacaaaaaggctagggttaagagagatcatcttgggaagactctagggttagggaaacattctatcaccttgggaaacactttcatattgaatttcttggtcacgggaagaaattcgagcttagggtagatttaggaaaaactctaaatcttgtaactcttgtggtgaatttcattgtaatcaaggaataagtttgatagtggatcggagagctgctctctcccccagagtaggtcacattgactgaactgggtaaacaattctcttgtgttcttttttttctttatcgctttatcttttgtttttgattattattgccgatctcattatttgattgattaatcgttatttgctccacacatcaattattttattggtgtgattcaatccgaattcacaacagtaATAAGATTTAATTCAATCCAATAACATTTAGATGAGATTATGCGAGTCtcttctattttaaattttaaagtcCTTATTTAAGTTGTTCGATTCTTGGGTCATCAGTTCCGctgatttttttagtttttaattttagtttacaATGGGGTTGTGGATCAAACCAAAGATCTCTAATATACTATCTAAATTTCTTACCACTAGACTAAATTTAGTGGTTTTGTTCCGCTGATTTTTAATCTTTCAAAATACTTGCAATTGCTTGTAGGAATTTAATGCTGGCAGAATATTTCACTCATATAGGCATAATTTTTAAGGAAAAGGTCACTgcttgattatttatttatgagttCTCTAGCTTTAAATGCTCTTTTGAAAGTTTGCTTGAATGAGTATAAAATGTATGAAGCATCAGAGATACCTTGGACCCCTGTTTAGAAGTTTTCAGCTCTAAAAAAGTTAGGTTTGAGAAAATATGTCCATGTATGAATTGACAAATTGATATGATCATGCCTCACCTGACCCTCAACAATATTCAAGCAGTGACCTTTTAATAAAAAGTGACATATGTTTCGATTCTCTTATCGTTGAAGGTTAAACTTTGCTCTCAAAAAGAATTTAAAGTAGGCCAGATAGGAAATAACAATTATATCTTCCttcaaaaaacaattatatctGTTGCGTCTCTGATTAAGTACtacacatgattttttttttttttacaaaagtacTACACATGATGTTTGATgagtttctttttcatttttgcctTCTAATTCTACATATATGTAGGAAAGTAATTTCTTAAACTACTACCTTGTATACCGAACATTATACCAAAGTCATATTTGAATAACCATTAACATTTATTGAATAACCATTAACATGTGAAGTCAcacattgtaacaaaaaaaaaacattgactATAAATATGACATAGATAATCTTTATAAGGATAGTGCAAATCTCAACTCACCAACCTATTTACAGCTTATAACATAAATTACATAACGtttatttttatagtaaaagataaaattaaattgtttctATATAAGTTATAAATTGTCTCAACAATAAGCTATATAACATAACTTATAAATAAGTtacttaaaaacaatttatgaacttaataaaaaaaatatatattaacggCCCCGTAAGTTGTTTTGTCATAACTTCTTTCAAACACTCTAACAAAACTTATGATAGTGTATAAATGAGTACAAATAAATCAATATCCTAaatgtttaataaaattaattgtaaTTGATCATATATTATTGGTAGCATCGATCAAAGATATATGAAATTTAAGACATGAGTTCGATCCTcagttcattgtaaacaaaaaaatatatatgaaattttaatcgATAGTTAATTGACTCGTTATAAAGAGAGCTAATTTAGCACTTAAACtcaattaattgatttaaataatattgATCTTAACAAAACAGAAACAACTATCATACTATTTTCTcacaaattgatttta
This portion of the Trifolium pratense cultivar HEN17-A07 linkage group LG3, ARS_RC_1.1, whole genome shotgun sequence genome encodes:
- the LOC123914128 gene encoding protein LIGHT-DEPENDENT SHORT HYPOCOTYLS 10-like, with the protein product MSSQIDQDLHHGSSSSNSQPPSKSNHHDHHQQQPLSRYESQKRRDWNTFGQYLKTQNPPVPLSNCNFNHVLDFLRYLDQFGKTKVHSQDCIFFGQPTPPAPCACPLKQAWGSLDALIGRLRAAYEENGGSPETNPFAGGSIRVYLREVKDSQQKARGIPYKKKKKKKKSYQIKGSSSNTTQTQQSAYVNQQDS